Proteins found in one Passer domesticus isolate bPasDom1 chromosome 16, bPasDom1.hap1, whole genome shotgun sequence genomic segment:
- the SPO11 gene encoding meiotic recombination protein SPO11 isoform X1, protein MEKHGLCPTETPAGNKASFRETSLSGQDSQVPSSEVLEAIENVIQGVLQSLAQRKAPVLTVANRTDWRNIEFKDSVGLQMIPGCTAKQIRSDCPQSARRFALMLKILSMIYKMVQSNTYATKRDIYYSDTLLFGSQSVVDQIINDISCMLKIPRRSLHVLSTTKGFVAGNLSYTEEDGTKVNCTCSATAVTVPSNVQGIKNLTSHAKFILIVEKDATFQRLLDDDFFSKVSPCIMITGRGIPDLNTRLLVRKLWDSFQIPIFTLMDADPHGVEIMCVYKYGSVSMSFEAHHLTVPSVKWLGLLPSDLERLNICKDALIPFTKQDENKLASIQKRPYIACQPLWKKELDIMAASKLKAEIQVLTSVSSDYLSRVYLPNKLQFGGWL, encoded by the exons TTCTGAGGTTCTTGAAGCAATAGAAAATGTTATCCAAGGTGTACTTCAAAGCCTGGCCCAAAGAAAAGCACCTGTTCTCACAGTGGCTAACAGAACAGACTGGAGGAACATAGA ATTTAAAGATTCTGTAGGTCTACAGATGATACCAGGTTGTACTGCAAAACAAATAAGAAGTGACTGCCCTCAATCAGCAAGAAGATTTG ctttgatGCTCAAAATATTATCAATGATCTATAAGATGGTCCAGAGCAACACTTATGCAACTAAAAG AGATATATATTATTCAGATACTCTGCTGTTTGGTAGCCAGAGTGTTGTGGACCAAATAATCAATGACATTTCTTGCATGCTTAAGATACCTCGGAGAAGTCTACATGTA ctGTCTACAACTAAAGGTTTTGTTGCTGGTAATTTAAGTTACACTGAGGAAGATGGTACAAAAGTGAATTGTACCTGCAGTGCAACA gCAGTCACTGTGCCATCTAATGTTCAAGGAATTAAAA ATTTAACCTCACATGCCAAATTTATATTAATTGTAGAAAAAGATGCAACTTTTCAGAGACTCCTGGATGATGATTTCTTCAGTAAGGTGTCCCCATGTATCATGATCACG ggAAGAGGCATACCAGATCTTAATACACGACTTTTGGTCAGGAAGCTGTGGGATTCTTTTCAAATTCCTATTTTCACCCTTATGGATGCAGATCCACATG GTGTAGAAATAATGTGTGTCTACAAATACGGATCTGTG TCAATGTCCTTTGAGGCCCATCACCTCACTGTTCCCTCTGTCAAGTGGCTTGGTCTCCTTCCATCTGATCTTGAGAG attAAACATATGCAAAGATGCCTTGATTCCATTTACAAAAcaagatgaaaataaattagcAAGTATTCAGAAGAGACCTTACATTGCTTGTCAGCCACTGTGGAAAAAAGAG cTGGATATTATGGCAGCATCTAAACTGAAGGCTGAAATTCAAGTTTTAACTTCTGTCTCATCAGATTACCTGTCCAGAGTCTATTTACCAAACAAACTGCAGTTTGGTGGATGGCTGTGA